The Algoriphagus sanaruensis genome window below encodes:
- a CDS encoding response regulator has product MLNFSDIKVLHIDDHLLFAQGVFSLIGNETFIHELVHAQTLEEGLALAESAQPDLILLDYFLPDANGIASIRALKKISPESKIILLTMENNPDVMEKCRQEGAIGYLPKSISKRALVEAMNNALQDILTFPEATFSPAKESKSNLNILSKREKQIANLIAEGYTSVEIAEKLFLSDLTVNTHRRNLIQKLGLKNSAQLVAFIENLKFSENE; this is encoded by the coding sequence ATGCTTAATTTCAGCGACATCAAAGTATTACATATAGACGACCATTTACTTTTTGCGCAGGGAGTTTTCTCCTTGATTGGAAACGAAACTTTTATCCACGAATTGGTCCATGCACAAACCTTGGAAGAAGGATTAGCTTTGGCAGAAAGTGCCCAGCCCGACCTGATTCTTTTGGATTATTTTCTACCCGATGCCAATGGAATTGCCTCAATTCGGGCTTTGAAAAAGATTAGTCCCGAAAGTAAGATCATTCTACTGACGATGGAAAACAATCCGGATGTCATGGAAAAATGTCGCCAAGAAGGTGCCATCGGATATCTCCCCAAATCGATTAGCAAAAGAGCCTTGGTAGAGGCTATGAATAATGCCCTTCAGGATATTCTCACTTTTCCCGAGGCGACTTTTTCTCCCGCTAAGGAATCAAAGTCCAATTTGAACATCTTGAGCAAGCGAGAAAAACAAATCGCCAACCTGATCGCGGAGGGATATACCTCAGTCGAAATCGCGGAAAAGTTGTTTTTGAGTGATTTAACAGTCAATACCCATCGAAGGAATTTGATTCAAAAACTAGGTTTAAAAAACTCCGCCCAGTTGGTGGCTTTTATTGAAAACTTGAAGTTTTCAGAAAACGAATAA
- a CDS encoding 7TM-DISM domain-containing protein, translating into MNFKVSFTFLAIGKSRLRNETSFWKIIAFTFLILSLFSCNSKEGNGVKFGVFADEGQSIDMAWNQFDTLSKDIKLFNPGITRQAWWLGITLHNPSNQKQQLFFVPNNPHINQIQVFEKDSSQPILELGDIYPFEQRPFLDRDLVIPFELAPGSTQDYLIRLDKAGETFHIEPELFDFESFQQRKAKDTLVIGWILGWLSIIFLFAIFFALELKAWSGAIYAAYVLSISFWLATHWGLTFQYLWPTEIIWVAAARPFFNLLTNVLILLLVVRFFPPVIAGKWTAKFIWGNLIFQAALIFLVVFTPKLLELITLKIILLQVTGLVSVATSLLVLIYSFQQWRAKVPLAGHYLLGISFLVLFGMTLQLNQKLIPMGLPHYLVDFGSAFGLMGETAIITAAFARRASLFKKEKEKLAVQILEKEKQVADQLIQVQEDERQRLGRDLHDSIGGMLASLYLKTETLNGQYPTQELEELRILIDKSIQEARSLSHNLTPHHLEENGLENVLQLQLDLIQKKHHIQTNFYFQIHSPISKSLQLVLYRISSELLLNMVKHSEATEALLSISEQDGKIELIAEDNGKGMNPTAKKSGIGLKNIQERVGYFKGNLHLESDATGTTITINFPVYA; encoded by the coding sequence TTGAATTTCAAAGTATCCTTTACCTTTCTTGCTATTGGAAAAAGTCGGCTCCGAAACGAGACTAGCTTCTGGAAAATCATTGCCTTTACCTTTCTGATTCTAAGCCTTTTCTCTTGCAATTCGAAGGAAGGAAATGGAGTGAAGTTTGGGGTGTTTGCAGATGAAGGCCAATCGATTGATATGGCTTGGAATCAATTTGACACGCTCAGCAAGGATATAAAACTATTTAATCCTGGGATCACCCGACAAGCCTGGTGGCTGGGTATCACACTCCACAATCCCAGCAATCAGAAACAACAGCTTTTCTTCGTTCCCAATAATCCTCATATCAATCAAATCCAGGTTTTTGAGAAGGATTCATCCCAACCTATTCTCGAATTGGGAGACATTTACCCCTTTGAACAGCGGCCTTTTCTGGATCGAGATTTAGTCATTCCCTTTGAGCTGGCTCCTGGTAGCACCCAAGACTATTTAATTCGACTGGATAAGGCTGGGGAGACTTTTCACATCGAACCGGAGCTATTTGATTTCGAGTCATTTCAACAGCGAAAAGCAAAAGACACCTTGGTGATTGGTTGGATTTTGGGTTGGTTGTCCATTATCTTTTTGTTTGCCATCTTTTTTGCTTTGGAATTAAAAGCTTGGAGTGGGGCCATCTACGCGGCCTATGTGTTATCCATTTCGTTTTGGCTCGCTACCCATTGGGGCTTGACCTTTCAATACCTCTGGCCTACTGAAATTATCTGGGTTGCTGCAGCTCGACCTTTTTTCAACTTGTTGACCAATGTATTGATCCTCCTGTTGGTGGTTCGATTTTTTCCTCCCGTCATAGCAGGAAAATGGACAGCAAAATTCATTTGGGGCAACTTGATTTTCCAGGCAGCATTGATCTTTTTGGTGGTATTCACTCCAAAACTATTGGAGTTGATTACGCTTAAAATCATCCTGCTCCAAGTTACCGGGCTGGTTTCTGTCGCTACCTCCTTATTGGTCCTAATTTATTCCTTCCAACAGTGGCGGGCCAAGGTGCCACTTGCTGGGCATTATTTGTTAGGTATTTCCTTTTTAGTGCTTTTCGGAATGACCCTTCAACTCAATCAAAAGCTGATTCCGATGGGGCTTCCCCATTACTTGGTAGACTTTGGAAGTGCCTTTGGATTGATGGGTGAAACAGCGATTATCACGGCGGCTTTTGCTCGAAGAGCTTCATTATTCAAAAAAGAGAAAGAAAAACTCGCGGTTCAGATCTTGGAAAAGGAAAAGCAGGTGGCGGATCAGTTGATCCAAGTTCAGGAGGATGAAAGGCAACGATTGGGGCGTGATTTGCATGACAGCATCGGTGGCATGCTCGCCAGCCTTTACCTTAAAACCGAAACGCTCAATGGGCAGTATCCTACCCAGGAATTGGAAGAGCTCCGAATCCTAATCGATAAAAGTATCCAAGAGGCCCGATCATTAAGCCATAATTTGACGCCTCATCATCTGGAAGAAAACGGCCTGGAAAATGTCCTCCAACTGCAATTGGATCTGATTCAAAAAAAGCATCACATCCAAACCAATTTTTATTTTCAAATTCATTCTCCTATTAGCAAATCCCTGCAACTGGTTTTGTATCGTATATCCAGCGAACTTTTGCTCAACATGGTCAAACATTCTGAAGCCACTGAAGCTTTATTGAGCATCTCCGAGCAAGATGGAAAAATTGAATTGATTGCAGAAGATAACGGAAAAGGAATGAACCCCACCGCCAAAAAATCAGGCATAGGCCTGAAAAATATCCAGGAGCGGGTCGGCTATTTCAAAGGAAACCTGCACCTTGAATCAGATGCCACTGGCACCACCATTACGATTAATTTCCCTGTTTATGCTTAA
- a CDS encoding carboxypeptidase-like regulatory domain-containing protein yields MRKLGYILVLGLLCSSCGNSENPDTLPTSGAITGSVLLFGEGSASLPPAGMKVSIENSSPPIEATTDNAGKFTLENVPFGTYTLSYEKEGFGTYKKPEIVHEAVISPISITPSLGQLSSTQVIEVRMEKSGSSLITYVTTNPAASINSRRYIRYFFGTTPNVSASNYTAYSETYVVQDTPYYRTFAPSQLSQLGLNPTGTIYMRVYGDSFFSNDYLDPVTKKRVFPNLNPNTVAAKSVTF; encoded by the coding sequence ATGAGAAAATTAGGCTACATTCTGGTTCTTGGACTATTGTGTTCATCTTGCGGAAACTCTGAAAACCCTGACACTTTACCTACCTCTGGCGCGATCACGGGTTCAGTGCTTCTATTCGGAGAAGGTTCAGCTAGTCTTCCCCCTGCAGGAATGAAGGTAAGTATTGAAAATAGTAGTCCCCCCATTGAAGCGACTACTGACAATGCCGGCAAGTTTACCTTAGAAAATGTTCCCTTCGGCACGTATACGCTTAGCTATGAAAAAGAGGGTTTTGGAACTTATAAAAAGCCCGAAATAGTCCATGAAGCGGTGATTTCACCGATCAGTATAACACCTTCCCTTGGCCAATTGTCAAGCACCCAAGTGATAGAAGTTCGAATGGAAAAAAGTGGATCCTCCTTAATTACCTATGTTACCACTAATCCCGCCGCATCGATCAATTCCCGACGCTATATCCGCTATTTTTTCGGAACCACTCCTAATGTTTCAGCGAGTAATTACACTGCTTATTCGGAAACTTATGTTGTCCAAGACACGCCTTACTACAGGACATTTGCCCCCTCACAATTATCCCAATTAGGGCTCAATCCTACCGGAACGATCTACATGCGGGTATACGGGGATTCTTTTTTCTCCAATGATTACCTAGATCCTGTGACTAAAAAAAGGGTTTTCCCGAATTTAAATCCCAACACGGTCGCTGCAAAGTCTGTAACCTTCTGA
- a CDS encoding HNH endonuclease translates to MTIEQIAASFFKVKRASTSYGMAPHKPILLLSLLDLMDSGESLNNQFIVNADLVAAFHENWSLLVFTGHTEDFTQPFYYLQNDKIGGKNFWKLQPKVGYSINSHIKSIQVLSDVLQYGTFSDEVFLELIEPKNRMVLRELLLNHFFPGYKSGYFSNKKSENAYLKSIDSYVLNQTDKVQRLQVAEEEWGYVRSSTFKKWVPRVYQNTCAISRMKLVSTFGYSLIDACHIRPFSDNQDDRVTNGIALCPNLHRAFDRGLISIDQEYKVLVTDQIQEDKSNPYGLENLKGRKILLPAEKHLWPDQENLEWHRGNRFST, encoded by the coding sequence ATGACTATTGAGCAAATTGCTGCATCGTTTTTTAAGGTTAAAAGAGCCTCAACATCTTACGGAATGGCTCCGCATAAACCAATTTTATTGCTTTCTCTTTTGGACTTGATGGATTCGGGTGAATCATTGAATAATCAGTTCATTGTAAATGCTGATTTGGTAGCTGCATTTCATGAGAATTGGTCACTTTTAGTTTTTACGGGCCATACAGAGGATTTTACTCAACCATTTTATTATCTCCAAAATGATAAAATAGGAGGTAAAAATTTTTGGAAACTCCAACCAAAGGTTGGGTATTCAATTAATTCTCACATAAAAAGTATCCAAGTTCTTTCTGATGTTCTTCAATATGGTACCTTTTCCGATGAGGTTTTTCTAGAATTAATAGAACCAAAAAATCGGATGGTTCTAAGAGAATTACTTCTTAATCATTTTTTTCCTGGCTATAAGAGTGGATATTTTTCTAATAAAAAATCAGAGAACGCCTATCTTAAAAGCATTGATAGTTATGTATTGAATCAAACCGATAAGGTTCAAAGACTACAAGTTGCAGAGGAAGAGTGGGGTTATGTCAGGAGTAGTACCTTCAAAAAATGGGTTCCTAGAGTTTATCAAAATACATGTGCCATATCTCGAATGAAATTGGTTTCTACTTTTGGGTATTCTTTAATTGATGCATGTCATATCCGTCCATTTTCCGATAATCAAGATGATCGTGTAACCAATGGAATTGCGCTATGCCCTAACCTCCATCGTGCGTTTGACAGGGGCCTGATTAGTATAGACCAAGAGTATAAAGTATTGGTTACTGATCAAATTCAAGAAGATAAATCAAATCCTTATGGACTTGAAAATTTAAAAGGGAGAAAGATTTTGTTACCAGCTGAAAAGCATCTTTGGCCAGATCAGGAAAATTTGGAATGGCATAGGGGAAATCGGTTTTCAACATAA